A DNA window from Bradyrhizobium barranii subsp. barranii contains the following coding sequences:
- a CDS encoding ABC transporter permease translates to MLSFVAQRVLKGVIVLLAIVVLNFFLIRLAPGDPAVVMAGEAGASDQVFVKQLREKFGLDKPLPEQLFIYVKGVVTLDLGFSFRQQAPVVKLIGERLPATLLLTLTAFAISLMLGVLFGTFAARFAGTFLDTAITVFALIFYAMPIFWVALMGILLFSVTMDWLPSFGYETVGANLTGVAHAVDVAKHLIMPAMTLGLFFMATYTRMTRASMLEVKRLDFVKTARAKGLSDAVIQRRHVLRNALLPVVTLAGVHSGTLIGGAVITETVFAWPGIGRLMYDALLQRDYNLLLGVFVICSAMVLIFNLITDLVYRLVDPRIEFAS, encoded by the coding sequence ATGCTCTCCTTCGTCGCTCAGCGTGTCCTGAAGGGCGTGATCGTCCTGCTCGCGATCGTCGTCCTCAATTTCTTCCTGATCCGGCTTGCGCCCGGCGACCCCGCGGTCGTGATGGCGGGCGAGGCCGGCGCCAGTGACCAGGTCTTCGTCAAGCAGCTCCGGGAAAAGTTCGGCCTCGACAAGCCGCTGCCCGAGCAGCTCTTCATCTACGTCAAGGGCGTCGTCACGCTCGACCTCGGCTTCTCCTTCCGCCAGCAGGCGCCGGTCGTGAAGCTGATCGGCGAGCGGCTGCCGGCGACGCTGCTGCTGACACTGACCGCATTCGCGATCTCGCTCATGCTCGGGGTTCTCTTCGGCACCTTCGCCGCACGCTTTGCCGGAACCTTCCTCGACACGGCCATCACCGTGTTCGCGCTGATCTTCTACGCCATGCCGATCTTCTGGGTGGCGCTGATGGGAATCCTCCTGTTCTCGGTCACCATGGATTGGCTGCCGAGCTTCGGTTACGAGACGGTCGGCGCCAACCTCACCGGCGTTGCCCACGCAGTCGACGTCGCAAAGCACCTGATCATGCCGGCGATGACGCTCGGCCTGTTCTTCATGGCGACCTACACCCGCATGACGCGCGCTTCGATGCTGGAAGTGAAACGCCTCGACTTCGTCAAGACCGCGCGCGCAAAGGGCCTCTCCGACGCCGTGATCCAGCGCCGCCACGTGCTGCGCAACGCGCTGCTGCCGGTCGTGACGCTGGCCGGTGTGCATTCCGGCACGCTGATCGGCGGCGCCGTCATCACCGAGACCGTGTTCGCCTGGCCCGGCATCGGGCGTCTGATGTACGACGCGCTGCTCCAGCGCGACTACAACCTCCTGCTCGGCGTCTTCGTGATCTGCTCCGCCATGGTGCTGATCTTCAACCTCATCACCGACCTCGTCTACCGACTGGTCGACCCGCGCATCGAATTCGCCTCATGA
- a CDS encoding ABC transporter permease, with the protein MKQFWKSMLKSPSGVVGLVILVLAISIAVFGPMLFPNSPWRMVQRPFLPPFTLSTVPLGTDALGRDVFAGMIFGARVSLLVGLVSTLVALVVGVPIGAMAGYFGGKVDDALMRFTEFFQTIPSFALAIVLVAILQPSIYSIVTSIAVVSWPPVARLVRGEVLSLRTREYVQAAVVTGQSNTWIILREILPNALSPVIVLASLMVATAILLESSLAFLGLGDPNLISWGYMVGAGRTVIRQAWWITVFPGVAILISVLGLNLIGEGLNDALNPRLSREGR; encoded by the coding sequence ATGAAACAGTTCTGGAAATCGATGCTGAAGAGCCCGAGCGGCGTCGTCGGGCTCGTCATCCTTGTCCTTGCGATCTCGATCGCGGTGTTCGGGCCGATGCTGTTCCCGAATTCACCCTGGCGCATGGTGCAGCGGCCGTTCCTGCCGCCCTTCACGCTCTCGACCGTGCCGCTCGGCACCGACGCGCTCGGCCGCGACGTGTTCGCCGGCATGATCTTTGGCGCGCGCGTCTCGCTGCTGGTGGGTCTCGTCTCCACGCTGGTCGCGCTGGTCGTCGGCGTTCCCATCGGCGCCATGGCCGGCTATTTCGGCGGCAAGGTCGACGACGCCCTGATGCGCTTCACCGAGTTCTTCCAGACCATTCCGAGCTTCGCGCTCGCGATCGTGCTGGTCGCGATCCTCCAGCCCTCGATCTACTCGATCGTGACCTCGATCGCGGTGGTGAGCTGGCCGCCGGTCGCCCGCCTCGTGCGCGGCGAGGTGCTGTCGCTGCGCACGCGCGAATATGTCCAGGCCGCCGTCGTGACCGGCCAGAGCAACACCTGGATCATCCTGCGCGAGATCCTGCCCAACGCGCTGTCGCCGGTGATCGTGCTGGCCTCGCTGATGGTGGCGACTGCGATCCTGCTGGAATCCTCGCTGGCGTTCCTCGGACTCGGCGATCCCAATCTGATCTCCTGGGGCTACATGGTCGGCGCCGGCCGCACCGTGATCCGCCAGGCCTGGTGGATCACCGTGTTTCCCGGCGTCGCCATCCTGATCTCGGTGCTGGGCCTCAATTTGATCGGCGAAGGCCTCAACGACGCGCTCAATCCGCGCCTGTCGCGGGAGGGCCGCTGA
- a CDS encoding ABC transporter ATP-binding protein has translation MTAPPAVSIKNLRIALPKGAERPFAVDGVSLDLRPGKIVCVVGESGSGKSMCAHALMGLLPDTVTVTSGEIQFEGRDLLELDDDGWRDLRGRRLAMIFQEPMTALNPLMRIGDQMAEMFEAHGLLTPKERRAKALSLAREVGLPDPERIVRAYPHQLSGGQRQRAMIAMALALEPAVLVADEPTTALDVTTQAQILKLIRNLQRNRNMAVMFITHDFGVVADIADQVVVLRHGKVVEEGPASSVFNNPQHDYTKALLAAVPSMDPPAREPLDDQARAVEVIGLDKTYVTSGGWFREDRRVDAAREVNFNILKGETLGLVGESGSGKSSVARLVMRLIEADRGTVRIGETDLTQLSGKALRAERHRIQMIFQDPFASLNPRRKVGHIIADGPIAAGIDPKVAFGRARDLLKMVGLDAGALDRYPHEFSGGQRQRIGIARALALEPEIIVADEAVSALDVSVQAQVLRLLEDLKARLGLSMLFITHDLRVAAQICDRIAVMQRGAIVELKPTAQLFAAPEHAYTRELLAAVPGRKERAPAA, from the coding sequence ATGACCGCCCCGCCCGCCGTTTCGATCAAGAATCTGCGGATCGCGCTGCCCAAGGGCGCCGAGCGTCCGTTCGCCGTCGACGGCGTCTCGCTGGATTTGCGGCCCGGCAAGATCGTCTGCGTCGTCGGCGAATCCGGTTCCGGCAAGTCGATGTGCGCGCATGCGCTGATGGGGCTTCTGCCTGATACGGTCACCGTCACCTCCGGCGAGATCCAGTTCGAAGGCCGCGACCTGCTCGAGCTCGATGACGACGGCTGGCGCGATTTGCGCGGCCGCCGGCTCGCGATGATTTTTCAGGAGCCGATGACCGCGCTCAATCCGTTGATGCGGATCGGCGACCAGATGGCGGAGATGTTCGAGGCCCACGGTCTGCTGACGCCGAAGGAGCGGCGCGCCAAGGCCCTGTCGCTGGCGCGCGAGGTCGGCCTGCCCGACCCCGAGCGCATTGTCCGCGCCTATCCGCACCAGCTCTCCGGCGGCCAGCGCCAGCGCGCCATGATCGCGATGGCGCTCGCGCTCGAGCCAGCAGTGCTGGTCGCGGACGAACCGACCACCGCGCTCGACGTCACCACGCAGGCGCAGATCCTGAAGCTGATCCGCAACCTCCAGCGCAACCGCAACATGGCGGTGATGTTCATCACCCATGATTTCGGCGTGGTCGCCGACATCGCCGACCAGGTCGTGGTGCTCAGGCATGGCAAGGTCGTCGAGGAAGGCCCCGCTAGCTCCGTTTTCAACAATCCGCAGCATGACTACACCAAGGCGCTGCTCGCCGCCGTGCCGTCGATGGACCCGCCGGCGCGTGAGCCGCTCGACGACCAGGCCAGGGCCGTCGAGGTGATCGGGCTGGACAAGACCTATGTCACCTCAGGCGGCTGGTTTCGCGAGGACCGCCGCGTCGATGCTGCGCGCGAAGTCAACTTCAACATCCTCAAGGGCGAGACGCTCGGCCTCGTTGGCGAATCCGGCTCCGGCAAATCGTCGGTGGCGCGGCTGGTGATGCGACTGATCGAAGCCGACCGTGGCACGGTGCGGATCGGCGAGACCGATCTCACGCAGCTCTCGGGCAAGGCGCTCCGCGCCGAGCGCCATCGCATCCAGATGATCTTTCAAGATCCGTTCGCCTCGCTCAATCCGCGCCGCAAGGTCGGGCACATCATCGCCGACGGTCCGATCGCAGCCGGCATCGATCCGAAGGTGGCGTTCGGCCGCGCCCGCGATCTCCTCAAGATGGTCGGGCTGGACGCCGGCGCGCTCGACCGCTACCCGCATGAATTCTCCGGCGGCCAGCGTCAGCGCATCGGCATCGCGCGCGCGCTCGCGCTCGAACCCGAGATCATCGTCGCCGACGAAGCCGTTTCCGCGCTCGACGTCTCCGTGCAGGCGCAGGTGCTGCGACTGCTCGAAGACCTCAAGGCGCGCCTTGGCCTCTCGATGCTGTTCATCACCCACGATCTGCGCGTCGCAGCGCAAATCTGCGACCGCATCGCGGTGATGCAGCGCGGCGCCATCGTCGAGTTGAAGCCGACCGCGCAACTGTTCGCCGCGCCGGAGCACGCCTATACGCGCGAACTGCTGGCGGCGGTGCCCGGGCGGAAAGAGCGCGCGCCGGCGGCGTGA
- a CDS encoding TetR/AcrR family transcriptional regulator, protein MDNASRSERSRNAALEAAIAIIARDGPGRLTLDAIARESGLSKGGVMHQFRTKEAVLKALLDRQMAHFEEFATSTMAKVSATSANPNLATQLATVREAATSPNSAALALVAAMVENPSLMALPREREMERMAAIREEATDPDLAMLRWAGAMGLLLSSLFGMSPLSKEEHQRLFARLLDDAQWTGLERPAAKGTAKSRAPSAAKAATPRKRA, encoded by the coding sequence ATGGACAATGCCAGCCGCTCCGAACGATCCCGTAACGCCGCACTCGAAGCGGCCATCGCGATCATCGCGCGCGACGGGCCGGGCCGGCTGACGCTGGATGCGATCGCGCGCGAGAGCGGACTCAGCAAGGGCGGCGTGATGCATCAGTTCCGCACCAAAGAAGCGGTGCTGAAGGCGTTGCTCGACCGGCAGATGGCGCATTTCGAGGAGTTCGCCACCAGCACCATGGCAAAGGTGAGCGCGACCTCCGCGAATCCCAATTTGGCGACCCAGCTCGCGACCGTGCGCGAAGCGGCCACCTCGCCGAATTCTGCCGCGCTGGCGCTGGTTGCGGCCATGGTCGAGAATCCCAGCCTGATGGCGCTGCCGCGCGAGCGCGAGATGGAGAGGATGGCGGCGATCAGGGAAGAGGCCACTGATCCCGATCTCGCGATGCTGCGCTGGGCCGGCGCGATGGGACTGTTGTTGAGCTCGTTGTTCGGCATGTCGCCGCTCAGCAAGGAGGAGCATCAGCGGCTGTTCGCGCGCCTGCTCGACGACGCGCAGTGGACCGGCCTCGAACGGCCGGCCGCCAAAGGCACCGCCAAATCCCGCGCGCCATCGGCTGCGAAGGCCGCAACGCCGCGCAAGCGCGCCTGA